In Ailuropoda melanoleuca isolate Jingjing chromosome 4, ASM200744v2, whole genome shotgun sequence, the following proteins share a genomic window:
- the MANF gene encoding mesencephalic astrocyte-derived neurotrophic factor, with amino-acid sequence MPPAVSSLPNHSRGAPGSQGPPHPRSGRLGSRRRRASPLAPHRGGPARIAQPRRRTGPGASLGPRTAARRGALPLGSPSAQRPSTQPVSGQPKQGGLRPNADLRTWSAGLAGAPRSLGPPPRDRLKKRKGKELPRSLPFGPRLTRESLACATSRGPGGEVRGISRAGVGPKAGGTLGNSAGAGLRPNPTPVRESRLQGQGRATLPANREGQRGAARLGSEAHGPIEVRRVGGRGXGPPRQWGTTARGRDLEVAPHGGRGSVGRRRRWRRWWRWWRRRRMWATHGLAVALALSVLPGGRTLRPGDCEVCISYLGRFYQDLKDRDVTFSPFSIEKELIKFCREARGKENRLCYYIGATDDAATKIINEVSKPLAHHIPVEKVCEKLKKKDSQICELKYGECGQASLNHHRASALGHYGADFLAGRGS; translated from the exons ATGCCGCCCGCAGTGAGCAGCTTGCCCAACCACTCCAG AGGCGCCCCCGGCAGCcagggacccccccacccccggagcgGTCGGCTGGGAAGCCGGAGGCGGCGGGCCAGCCCTTTAGCTCCCCACCGAGGCGGGCCGGCTCGGATCGCACAGCCTCGGCGCCGAACCGGGCCAGGCGCTTCCCTGGGGCCTAGGACGGCAGCTCGGAGGGGGGCCCTGCCTCTGGGAAGTCCTTCAGCCCAGCGTCCGTCCACCCAGCCGGTGTCCGGTCAGCCCAAACAAGGCGGCCTCCGGCCTAATGCGGACCTTCGGACCTGGTCGGCAGGCCTCGCGGGCGCTCCCCGAAGCCTAGGTCCCCCACCACGGGATCGCTTGAAAAAACGAAAAGGAAAGGAACTTCCCCGGAGTCTGCCCTTTGGGCCGCGGCTGACTCGAGAGTCGCTGGCCTGCGCCACGAGTCGGGGCCCGGGAGGAGAAGTCCGCGGGATTTCTCGGGCCGGCGTGGGGCCCAAAGCAGGGGGTACTCTAGGCAATTCAGCAGGCGCGGGGTTACGGCCGAACCCCACTCCAGTCCGAGAATCCAGGCTTCAG GGCCAAGGGCGGGCGACGCTACCAGCCAATAGGGAAGGGCAGCGTGGAGCCGCCCGTCTGGGCTCCGAGGCGCATGGACCAATAGAAGTGCGGCGTGTGGGAGGGCGCGGGNGGGGCCCCCCCCGCCAATGGGGAACTACGGCGCGCGGCCGGGACCTGGAGGTAGCACCTCACGGCGGGCGCGGTTCAgtcgggcggcggcggcggtggcggcggtggtggcggtggtggaggaggaggaggatgtgggCCACGCACGGGCTGGCGGTGGCGCTGGCTCTGAGCGTGCTGCCAGGCGGCCGGACGCTGCGGCCGGGCGACTGCGAAG TCTGCATCTCTTATCTGGGAAGATTTTATCAGGACCTCAAAGACAGAGATGTCACATTCTCACCATTCTCTATtgaaaaagaacttataaaattctgCCGGGAAGCAAGAGGCAAAGAGAATCGGTTG TGCTACTATATCGGGGCCACAGATGACGCTGCCACTAAAATCATCAACGAGGTGTCCAAGCCCCTGGCCCACCACATCCCTGTGGAGAAGGTCTGTGAGAAGCTCAAGAAGAAGGACAGCCAGATCTGCGAGCTAAAGTACGGTGAGTGTGGCCAGGCCTCACTGAACCACCACAGAGCCTCTGCGCTCGGGCACTATGGAGCTGACTTTCTAGCTGGGAGAGGCAGCTGA
- the RBM15B gene encoding putative RNA-binding protein 15B — translation HRDGRGAGDANHRASSGRSSGSGAGGGGRGGKASGDPGASGASPRASPLPPPPPPPGAEPAGPGSSAAAPEYKTLLISSLSPALPAEHLEDRLFHQFKRFGEISLRLSHTPELGRVAYVNFRHPQDAREARQHALARQLLLYDRPLKVEPVYLRGGGGGGGGSSRRSSSSSAAASTPPPGPPAPADPLGYLPLHGGYQYKQRSLSPVAAPPLREPRARHAAAAFALDAAAAAAVGLSRERALDYYGLYDDRGRPYGYPAVCEEDLMPEDDQRATRNLFIGNLDHSVSEVELRRAFEKYGIIEEVVIKRPARGQGGAYAFLKFQNLDMAHRAKVAMSGRVIGRNPIKIGYGKANPTTRLWVGGLGPNTSLAALAREFDRFGSIRTIDHVKGDSFAYIQYESLDAAQAACAKMRGFPLGGPDRRLRVDFAKAEETRYPQQYQPSPLPVHYELLPDGYTRHRNLDADLRVRDRTPPHLLYSDRDRTFLEGDWTSPSKSSDRRNSLEGYSRSVRSRSGERWGDGDRGLPKPWEERRKRRSLSSDRGRTTHSPYEERSRTKGGGQQVDRGSDRTPERSRKENHSSDGTKESSSNSLSNSRHGAEERSHHHHHEAPDSSHGKKTRESERNHRTAEAEPKPLEEPKHETKKLKNLSEYAQTLQLGWNGLLVLKNSCFPTSMHILEGDQGVLTGLLKDHTSGSKLTQLKIAQRLRLDQPKLDEVTRRIKQGSPNGYAVLLATQATPSGPGTEGMPTVEPGLQRRLLRNLVSYLKQKQAAGVISLPVGGSKGRDSTGMLYAFPPCDFSQQYLQSALRTGQARGRAHGDSHSTRHCLAQTCLQLHVCVTKAVILKSDHHPIPTSYPLGLNSLLGYFGSFVGGLES, via the coding sequence CATCGTGACGGCCGCGGCGCCGGCGACGCAAATCACCGTGCGAGCAGCGGCCGCTCCTCGGGCTCGGGCGCCGGCGGCGGGGGACGCGGCGGCAAGGCCTCCGGGGACCCAGGCGCTTCAGGTGCTTCACCCCGAGCGTCTCCGCTGCCGCCACCTCCGCCGCCTCCTGGGGCCGAGCCCGCGGGTCCCGGCTCGTCGGCGGCCGCGCCCGAGTACAAGACTCTGCTCATCAGCAGCCTGAGCCCCGCGCTGCCCGCCGAGCACCTCGAGGACCGGCTCTTCCACCAGTTCAAGCGCTTCGGTGAGATCAGCCTGCGCCTGTCGCACACGCCAGAGCTGGGCCGCGTGGCCTACGTGAACTTCCGGCACCCGCAGGACGCGCGCGAGGCCCGCCAGCACGCCCTGGCCCGCCAGCTACTGCTCTACGACCGGCCGCTCAAGGTGGAGCCTGTGTACCTGcgtggcggcggcggtggcggcggcgggaGCAGCCGgcgaagcagcagcagcagcgctGCCGCCTCCACGCCCCCCCCGGGGCCGCCCGCGCCCGCCGACCCTCTCGGCTACCTACCCCTGCACGGCGGCTACCAGTACAAGCAGCGCTCGCTGTCCCCGGTAGCCGCCCCGCCGCTGCGGGAGCCCCGCGCCCGCCACGCCGCGGCAGCCTTTGCCCTGgatgctgctgctgccgccgcagTGGGACTATCCCGGGAGCGGGCCCTGGACTACTACGGGCTGTACGACGATCGCGGGCGCCCCTACGGTTACCCCGCCGTGTGCGAGGAGGACCTGATGCCTGAGGACGACCAGCGGGCCACGCGCAACCTCTTCATCGGGAACCTGGATCACAGCGTGTCTGAGGTGGAGTTGCGGCGGGCCTTTGAGAAGTACGGCATCATTGAGGAGGTGGTCATCAAGAGACCTGCCCGTGGCCAGGGTGGTGCGTATGCCTTCCTCAAGTTCCAGAACCTAGACATGGCCCACAGGGCTAAGGTGGCCATGTCGGGCCGGGTGATTGGCCGAAACCCCATTAAGATAGGCTATGGTAAGGCCAACCCTACCACCCGCCTCTGGGTGGGCGGCCTGGGACCTAACACCTCACTGGCCGCGCTGGCGCGAGAGTTTGACCGCTTTGGGAGCATTCGGACCATTGATCACGTCAAGGGAGATAGCTTTGCTTACATCCAGTACGAGAGCTTGGATGCAGCTCAGGCCGCCTGTGCGAAAATGAGGGGCTTTCCTTTGGGTGGTCCAGACCGGAGGCTGCGTGTGGATTTTGCCAAAGCAGAGGAGACTCGGTATCCCCAGCAGTACcagccctcacccctccctgtgcATTATGAGCTGCTCCCAGACGGCTATACCCGGCACCGAAACCTGGATGCAGACCTGCGGGTGCGGGATAGGACCCCCCCACACCTCCTGTACTCAGACCGAGACCGGACCTTTTTGGAAGGGGACTGGACCAGCCCTAGTAAAAGCTCTGACCGCCGAAACAGCCTGGAGGGCTACAGCCGGTCGGTGCGCAGCAGGAGTGGGGAGCGCTGGGGAGACGGGGACCGGGGCCTGCCCAAGCCCTGGGAGGAGAGGCGGAAGCGGAGGAGCCTTTCCAGTGACCGTGGGAGGACAACCCACTCCCCTTACGAGGAACGGAGCAGGACCAAGGGTGGTGGGCAGCAGGTGGACCGGGGCTCTGACCGCACGCCTGAGCGCAGCCGTAAGGAGAACCACTCCAGTGACGGGACCAAGGAGTCCAGTAGCAACTCCCTCAGCAACAGCAGACATGGGGCTGAGGAGCggagccaccaccaccaccacgagGCTCCAGACTCTTCCCACGGGAAGAAGACACGAGAGAGCGAGCGCAATCATCGGACCGCTGAGGCTGAGCCCAAGCCTCTGGAAGAGCCAAAACACGAGACCAAAAAGCTCAAGAATCTTTCCGAGTATGCCCAGACACTGCAGCTGGGCTGGAACGGGCTCCTAGTGTTGAAAAACAGCTGCTTCCCGACATCTATGCACATCCTAGAGGGGGACCAGGGGGTTCTCACTGGCCTCCTCAAAGACCACACTTCCGGGAGCAAGCTGACCCAGCTGAAGATCGCCCAGCGTCTGCGACTGGACCAGCCCAAGCTCGATGAGGTCACGCGGCGGATCAAGCAGGGGAGCCCCAATGGCTATGCGGTGCTCCtcgccacccaggcgacccccagCGGGCCTGGCACTGAGGGGATGCCCACGGTGGAGCCGGGTCTACAGAGGCGGCTTCTCAGGAACCTGGTCTCCTACTTGAAACAGAAGCAGGCCGCGGGGGTGATCAGCCTACCGGTGGGGGGGTCCAAGGGCAGAGACAGCACAGGCATGCTCTATGCCTTCCCACCCTGCGACTTTTCCCAGCAGTACCTCCAGTCAGCACTGAGGACTGGGCAAGCTAGAGGAAGAGCACATGGTGATAGTCATAGTACGAGACACTGCCTAGCCCAGACCTGTCTCCAGCTCCACGTTTGTGTCACAaaagcagttattttaaaatctgaccaCCACCCCATCCCCACATCCTACCCCCTTGGTTTGAATTCTCTGCTGGGTTATTTTGGTTCATTTGTTGGGGGACTAGAGTCCTGA